The following are encoded together in the Maniola jurtina chromosome 27, ilManJurt1.1, whole genome shotgun sequence genome:
- the LOC123879070 gene encoding cuticle protein 1-like, translating into MYAKLFIVCVVAAVALAREYPAGVHPAICPNYPFCDTNTLARFTPDGQPIPEWVYNPSILPVAPADPHANIAPKYPANFNAAACPNYPYCW; encoded by the exons ATGTACGCTAAACTG TTCATCGTCTGCGTCGTCGCCGCGGTAGCGCTCGCCCGCGAGTACCCGGCCGGCGTGCACCCCGCAATCTGCCCCAACTACCCCTTCTGCGACACCAACACCCTCGCGCGCTTCACCCCGGACGGCCAGCCTATCCCCGAGTGGGTGTACAACCCCTCCATCCTGCCCGTAGCACCCGCTGA ccCCCACGCTAATATTGCCCCTAAATACCCGGCCAACTTCAACGCGGCTGCTTGCCCCAACTACCCATACTGCTGGTGA